In Xenorhabdus poinarii G6, the following are encoded in one genomic region:
- a CDS encoding fimbria/pilus periplasmic chaperone, whose protein sequence is MKLKKILMITAITVSSLMSVHQAMAAIALDRTRVIFNEDMKSVSLNVENQHLDLPYLAQSWIEDENGNKINSPIVVVPPVQRIEAGAKSQVKLQTLPAIAQLPQDRESVFYFNIREIPPRSDKPNVLQLALQTRIKLFYRPKAVIARRIDLDNPWQEKLTLTRQENHYVVNNPTPYYITISEASNKIGGNSVVGFKPLMLAPKSSETLGGTINALGNTPVLTYVNDYGGHPQLTFKCGGNTCTVSEAVAENN, encoded by the coding sequence ATGAAACTGAAAAAAATTCTAATGATAACGGCGATAACGGTCAGCAGCTTGATGTCAGTTCATCAGGCCATGGCAGCCATCGCGTTGGATCGTACCCGGGTCATTTTTAATGAGGATATGAAATCCGTTAGTCTTAACGTGGAAAATCAACATCTTGATTTGCCTTATCTGGCTCAGTCATGGATCGAAGATGAGAATGGCAATAAGATCAATAGCCCGATTGTGGTTGTGCCGCCGGTACAACGTATTGAAGCTGGAGCAAAAAGTCAGGTTAAGCTCCAGACATTACCCGCCATTGCTCAATTGCCGCAAGATCGGGAGAGTGTGTTCTATTTCAACATTCGTGAAATTCCGCCACGCAGTGACAAGCCAAATGTATTGCAATTGGCTTTGCAGACTCGTATCAAATTGTTCTACCGCCCGAAAGCGGTCATTGCACGCCGTATAGATCTTGATAATCCTTGGCAGGAAAAACTCACCTTAACCCGCCAGGAAAATCACTATGTCGTCAATAACCCGACACCTTATTACATCACTATTTCAGAAGCATCAAACAAGATAGGAGGGAATAGTGTGGTGGGATTTAAACCCCTGATGTTAGCGCCCAAAAGCAGCGAAACACTAGGTGGAACAATTAATGCACTGGGGAATACACCGGTACTGACTTATGTCAATGATTATGGTGGACATCCACAGTTAACATTCAAATGTGGTGGCAATACCTGCACGGTGTCAGAAGCCGTCGCTGAAAATAACTGA